In a single window of the Halobaculum lipolyticum genome:
- a CDS encoding nuclear transport factor 2 family protein — protein MTPEETVRAYYDALRAGEPLAPFFVESPATVKVGIRERLVGYAAVANGLREQTRTTEDWTVESRDLHVVERDGAAAVSDAVTLSWYDGEAFAERTFETRWSGTLLPSDDGWAFAGLHVSTPTELDAGGDS, from the coding sequence ATGACACCCGAGGAGACTGTCCGGGCGTACTACGACGCCCTGCGGGCGGGCGAGCCGCTCGCGCCGTTCTTCGTCGAGTCCCCCGCGACCGTGAAAGTCGGCATCCGGGAACGGCTCGTGGGCTACGCGGCCGTCGCGAACGGGCTGCGCGAACAGACGCGGACGACGGAAGACTGGACCGTCGAGAGTCGCGACCTCCACGTCGTCGAGCGCGACGGCGCCGCCGCCGTGAGCGACGCGGTGACGCTGTCGTGGTACGACGGGGAGGCGTTCGCCGAGCGCACGTTCGAGACGCGCTGGAGCGGGACGCTGCTCCCGAGCGACGACGGCTGGGCGTTCGCGGGGCTGCACGTGTCGACCCCGACCGAACTCGACGCGGGCGGCGACAGCTGA
- the ppk2 gene encoding polyphosphate kinase 2: MSDHPVLPGEESVLATVPDEKLYKSNGTIKRKHYERELERLQEELVRLQMWVKEEGLRVVVLFDGRDAAGKGGTIHRITRRTSSRVVKVVALGTPTEREQSQWYFQRYVEHLPAAGEVVLFDRSWYNRATVERVMGFCTDAEYEEFLRSAPEFERMLQRSGIVLLKYWFSISDEEQERRFQKRSQDPKRRWKLSPMDLEARDRWVDYSKAKDAMFEHTDTDDSPWYVVDAEVKKHARLNCITHLLGQIDYEDTMPEPRELPPRESGEDYERPPIDSQRWVPAVYGSNPTDVDA; the protein is encoded by the coding sequence ATGAGTGACCACCCCGTGTTGCCGGGCGAGGAGTCGGTCCTCGCGACGGTTCCCGACGAGAAGCTGTACAAGTCGAACGGGACGATCAAGCGGAAGCACTACGAACGGGAACTGGAGCGGCTCCAGGAGGAACTGGTTCGCCTCCAGATGTGGGTCAAGGAGGAGGGACTCCGGGTCGTCGTCCTGTTCGACGGCCGCGACGCCGCGGGCAAGGGCGGCACCATCCACCGGATCACGCGTCGCACCAGTTCGCGCGTCGTGAAGGTCGTCGCGCTCGGGACCCCGACCGAGCGCGAGCAGAGCCAGTGGTACTTCCAGCGGTACGTCGAACACCTCCCGGCGGCGGGCGAGGTGGTGCTGTTCGACCGGAGTTGGTACAACCGCGCCACCGTCGAGCGCGTGATGGGCTTCTGTACCGACGCGGAGTACGAGGAGTTCCTGCGGTCGGCCCCCGAGTTCGAGCGGATGCTCCAGCGCTCCGGCATCGTCCTCCTGAAGTACTGGTTCTCGATCAGCGACGAGGAGCAGGAACGCCGCTTCCAGAAGCGCAGTCAGGACCCCAAGCGGCGCTGGAAGCTCAGTCCGATGGACCTCGAAGCGCGGGACCGCTGGGTGGACTACTCGAAGGCGAAAGACGCGATGTTCGAGCACACCGACACCGACGACTCGCCGTGGTACGTCGTCGACGCGGAGGTGAAGAAGCACGCCCGCCTCAACTGCATCACCCACCTGCTCGGGCAGATCGACTACGAGGACACGATGCCCGAGCCGCGGGAACTGCCGCCGCGGGAGTCCGGCGAGGACTACGAGCGACCGCCGATCGACAGCCAGCGGTGGGTCCCCGCGGTGTACGGGTCGAATCCGACCGACGTGGACGCCTGA
- a CDS encoding NAD(P)/FAD-dependent oxidoreductase codes for MQRVDVAIVGGGPAGSAAAHAAATRGGDALVMEKGVPRADRDRLGPDSTDAAGILDYWVDIMGIHPDEFPDGVLQDHLDRAEFIGPTESCTLRSTGIESSYDRFGYTMHRARFDDFLRDRAEAAGAEYRVKASVKDVETDLSAGVDGDEPRHVLSLGSGEDVGADFLVLADGPQRTVTNRVLDRLLPDGAKASERLASVTNNHIAYQEYRKFPEEVYDEVDGAIKFWWGVMPGHTAYPWVFPNADRVCRVGLTMPIGMDLDDVDDREQYALIREDDERIPSGKEYVRRILEREWGDEYDIEEDFPLIEDAGKTKGTETYPISSTKPIESPVGAGVCVTGGAMGATSAFHEGGDHVAVRTGAIAGELAAAGDVSSYNDRWHDAIGDEVLRNVAMAELCRDYGPDDWDDAFRIGRKMLASEKGYRMFEQKFGAGWGATKLLLRYQWIKWQHRDGRYVQLTEDEYAY; via the coding sequence ATGCAACGAGTCGACGTCGCCATCGTCGGTGGGGGGCCGGCGGGGTCGGCCGCCGCCCACGCCGCCGCCACGCGGGGGGGGGACGCCCTCGTCATGGAGAAGGGCGTGCCGCGCGCGGACCGCGACCGCCTCGGCCCGGACTCGACCGACGCCGCCGGCATCCTCGACTACTGGGTCGACATCATGGGCATCCACCCCGACGAGTTCCCCGACGGCGTCCTCCAGGACCACCTCGACCGCGCGGAGTTCATCGGCCCGACGGAATCGTGTACGCTCCGTTCGACGGGGATCGAGTCGAGCTACGACCGCTTCGGCTACACGATGCACCGCGCCCGCTTCGACGACTTCCTCCGCGACCGCGCCGAGGCGGCCGGCGCCGAGTACCGCGTGAAGGCGTCGGTGAAGGACGTCGAGACGGATCTTTCGGCCGGCGTCGACGGCGACGAGCCGCGCCACGTCCTCTCGCTCGGGTCGGGCGAGGACGTCGGCGCGGACTTCCTCGTGCTCGCGGACGGTCCCCAGCGCACCGTCACGAACCGCGTGCTCGACCGACTCCTCCCTGACGGCGCGAAGGCGTCGGAGCGACTCGCCTCGGTCACGAACAACCACATCGCCTACCAGGAGTACCGGAAGTTCCCCGAGGAGGTGTACGACGAGGTCGACGGCGCGATCAAGTTCTGGTGGGGCGTCATGCCGGGACACACCGCCTACCCGTGGGTGTTCCCGAACGCCGACCGGGTCTGTCGCGTCGGGCTGACGATGCCCATCGGGATGGACTTGGACGACGTCGACGACCGCGAGCAGTACGCGCTCATCCGCGAGGACGACGAGCGCATCCCCTCGGGCAAGGAGTACGTCCGCCGGATCCTCGAACGCGAGTGGGGCGACGAGTACGACATCGAGGAGGACTTCCCCCTCATCGAGGACGCGGGCAAGACGAAGGGGACCGAGACGTACCCCATCTCCTCGACGAAACCGATCGAAAGCCCCGTCGGCGCGGGCGTCTGCGTCACGGGCGGCGCGATGGGCGCCACCAGCGCGTTCCACGAGGGCGGCGACCACGTCGCCGTGCGGACGGGCGCCATCGCCGGGGAACTCGCCGCCGCCGGCGACGTGTCGAGCTACAACGACCGCTGGCACGACGCCATCGGCGACGAGGTGCTGCGGAACGTCGCCATGGCGGAGCTGTGTCGCGACTACGGGCCGGACGACTGGGACGACGCGTTCCGCATCGGCCGGAAGATGCTCGCGAGCGAGAAGGGGTACCGGATGTTCGAGCAGAAGTTCGGCGCCGGGTGGGGGGCGACGAAGCTCCTCCTCCGCTACCAGTGGATCAAGTGGCAGCACCGCGACGGGCGCTACGTGCAGTTGACCGAGGACGAGTACGCGTACTGA
- a CDS encoding DoxX family membrane protein, giving the protein MATTSRALGVLAGTVAWTAAAVGVAAAHVEYVTDAGERGDPVAFLTAALSEPAVVVPLAVGGGVVLATMAGYLRLRPLRADVTAMRRALADYTDLLPWLLRLAIGLPMVGAGFAGYLFTPLLTAADTGIPIRLFGVAVGFALLFGLATRVVAGVGLATYLALLPVHPELLFAFEYSAGLLAIVLVGGGRPSADHVIAQLAANDRTVYSRFDPFYRRIAVPVGARIDPYRRFVPTVIRVGMGVVFAYLAFAEKLFAPSRALAVVDRYGLSTLTPIPPELWVLGASLTELFLGVLLVLGLFTRASSAAAFVVFTTTLFGLADDPVLAHISLFGLVSALLVTGAGPLSLDTALFRTPNEMGVPRTGKGVIRAAAAGGRREDGTTGGGPNAGDGDR; this is encoded by the coding sequence ATGGCAACGACGAGCCGAGCGCTCGGCGTCCTCGCCGGCACCGTCGCGTGGACAGCGGCGGCCGTCGGCGTCGCCGCCGCGCACGTCGAGTACGTGACCGACGCGGGCGAACGCGGCGACCCGGTGGCGTTCCTGACGGCCGCGCTGTCGGAGCCGGCGGTCGTGGTCCCGCTGGCGGTCGGCGGCGGCGTCGTGCTCGCGACGATGGCCGGGTACCTCCGGTTACGGCCGCTGCGCGCCGACGTGACGGCGATGCGGCGGGCGTTGGCCGACTACACCGACCTCCTCCCGTGGCTCCTCCGGCTGGCGATCGGACTGCCGATGGTCGGCGCGGGCTTCGCGGGCTACCTGTTCACGCCGCTATTGACCGCCGCGGACACGGGGATCCCGATCCGACTGTTCGGCGTCGCGGTCGGCTTCGCGCTGCTGTTCGGGCTGGCGACGCGAGTCGTCGCCGGCGTCGGTCTCGCGACGTATCTCGCGCTGTTGCCGGTGCATCCCGAGCTGCTGTTCGCGTTCGAGTACAGCGCCGGCCTCCTCGCGATCGTACTCGTCGGCGGGGGCCGACCGAGCGCCGACCACGTCATCGCGCAGTTGGCCGCCAACGACCGGACGGTGTACTCCCGGTTCGACCCGTTCTACCGACGGATCGCGGTACCCGTGGGTGCGCGCATCGACCCGTACCGGCGGTTCGTCCCGACGGTGATCCGGGTGGGGATGGGCGTGGTGTTCGCGTACCTCGCGTTCGCGGAGAAGCTGTTCGCGCCGTCGCGAGCCCTCGCGGTCGTCGACCGGTACGGGCTGTCGACGCTGACGCCGATCCCGCCGGAGCTGTGGGTGCTCGGCGCCTCGCTGACGGAATTGTTCCTCGGTGTCCTGCTCGTCCTCGGGCTGTTCACGCGCGCCTCCTCGGCGGCGGCGTTCGTCGTGTTCACCACGACGCTGTTCGGGCTGGCCGACGACCCCGTGCTCGCGCACATCTCGCTGTTCGGGCTGGTGTCGGCGCTGCTCGTGACGGGCGCGGGACCGCTCTCGCTCGACACGGCGCTGTTCCGGACGCCCAACGAGATGGGCGTGCCGCGGACCGGGAAGGGCGTGATCCGTGCGGCGGCGGCCGGCGGTCGGCGCGAGGACGGGACGACGGGCGGCGGCCCGAACGCGGGTGACGGCGACCGGTAG
- a CDS encoding RtcB family protein, giving the protein MTDAPETRDVDGIELRKVREFVWEIPQEGSMNAPARVLASDTLLDQIADDKTLRQLRNSTHLPGITKYAVCMPDGHQGYGFPVGGVGATDTTDGCISPGAVGYDINCGVRMIRTDLTYDDVRGTEEELVDSLFANVPSGLGGGGVVERGVDTVEAVLERGMEWALEEGYATEDDLAHCEDEGRRPDARPEFVSQKAKDRGKNQLGSLGSGNHFLEVQRVTDVFDDAVGEAFGLHEDQIVVLIHCGSRGLGHQVCTDYLRRIEQRHGDLLADLPDKELAAAPAGSELAEEYYGAMCAAINFAWVNRQLITHRTRRVFERVFRADAEELGMELLYDVAHNIAKKEVHDVGVDADGTAVPEEDAVDHEERELYVHRKGATRAFPAGREEVPAAYRDVGQPVIIPGSMGAGSYVLVGGDESLSQTFGSTAHGAGRTMSRTAAKQEYWGETVQDELRDQEHIYVKAQSGATVAEEAPGVYKDVDEVVRVSDALGIGDKVARTFPVCNIKG; this is encoded by the coding sequence ATGACAGACGCGCCCGAGACCCGCGACGTCGACGGGATCGAACTCCGGAAGGTCCGCGAGTTCGTCTGGGAGATCCCGCAGGAGGGGTCGATGAACGCCCCCGCACGGGTGCTCGCCAGCGACACGCTGCTCGACCAGATCGCCGACGACAAGACGCTCCGACAGCTCCGCAACTCGACGCACCTCCCGGGGATCACGAAGTACGCGGTGTGTATGCCCGACGGCCACCAGGGGTACGGCTTCCCGGTCGGCGGCGTCGGCGCGACGGACACGACCGACGGCTGCATCTCGCCGGGCGCCGTCGGCTACGACATCAACTGCGGCGTCCGGATGATCCGGACGGATCTCACCTACGACGACGTGCGGGGGACGGAGGAGGAGTTGGTCGACAGCCTGTTCGCGAACGTCCCCTCGGGACTCGGCGGCGGCGGCGTCGTCGAGCGCGGCGTCGACACCGTCGAGGCGGTGCTGGAACGCGGGATGGAGTGGGCGCTCGAGGAGGGATACGCCACCGAGGACGACCTCGCCCACTGCGAGGACGAGGGTCGACGCCCCGACGCGCGTCCTGAGTTCGTCTCGCAGAAGGCGAAAGACCGCGGCAAGAACCAGCTCGGGAGCCTCGGCTCCGGCAACCACTTCCTCGAAGTCCAGCGCGTGACCGACGTGTTCGACGACGCCGTCGGCGAGGCGTTCGGCCTGCACGAGGATCAGATCGTCGTCCTGATCCACTGTGGCTCGCGCGGACTCGGCCACCAGGTCTGTACGGACTACCTCCGACGGATCGAGCAGCGCCACGGCGACCTGCTCGCCGACCTCCCCGACAAGGAACTGGCCGCCGCGCCCGCCGGCTCGGAGTTGGCCGAGGAGTACTACGGCGCCATGTGCGCGGCGATCAACTTCGCGTGGGTGAACCGACAGCTCATCACCCACCGGACGCGCCGCGTGTTCGAGCGCGTGTTCCGTGCGGACGCCGAAGAGCTGGGCATGGAACTCCTGTACGACGTGGCCCACAACATCGCCAAGAAGGAGGTCCACGACGTCGGCGTCGACGCCGACGGGACGGCCGTCCCGGAAGAGGACGCCGTCGACCACGAGGAACGGGAACTGTACGTCCACCGGAAGGGCGCGACCCGGGCGTTCCCCGCGGGGCGCGAGGAGGTGCCGGCGGCGTACCGTGACGTCGGCCAGCCGGTCATCATCCCCGGGAGCATGGGCGCCGGGAGCTACGTACTCGTCGGCGGCGACGAGTCGCTCTCGCAGACGTTCGGCTCGACGGCTCACGGTGCCGGTCGCACGATGAGCCGCACCGCCGCCAAGCAGGAGTACTGGGGAGAGACGGTGCAGGACGAACTCCGCGATCAGGAGCACATCTACGTGAAGGCGCAGTCCGGCGCGACCGTCGCGGAGGAGGCACCCGGCGTGTACAAGGACGTCGACGAGGTCGTCCGCGTGAGCGACGCGCTCGGCATCGGCGACAAGGTGGCCCGGACGTTCCCCGTCTGCAACATCAAGGGCTGA
- a CDS encoding zinc-dependent metalloprotease produces MDLTRSLRAIADAADAPEGVIDWDAVAEAAKGGCEPGDLRMEPAERAAFADDVRAARDGLRAASGVEFDLPDSVEVQHRHHWIDANVDTFRRVLAPLEEHAGGVFPGVARSINSGTMAVSLAFLARNVLGQYDPLLLAGADETDHGLYFVRPNIRAAAVELDVGYPRFRRWIAFHEVAHAAEFGAAPWLPGYLEERVEEGIGALSEGVSLFGAGAQSREAFRELNTAMTAVEGYAELLMDRAFDDEYDDLRAKLDARRRGGDPITNLLKRLLGFGMKRRQYERGAEFFAAVADRRDLRTASLVWERPENLPRDEEFDDPGAWIRRVA; encoded by the coding sequence ATGGATCTCACGCGGAGCCTCCGCGCGATCGCGGACGCCGCGGACGCGCCCGAGGGCGTCATCGACTGGGACGCCGTCGCCGAGGCGGCGAAGGGCGGCTGTGAGCCGGGCGACCTCAGGATGGAGCCGGCCGAACGCGCCGCCTTCGCCGACGACGTCCGCGCGGCCCGCGACGGTCTCCGCGCCGCTTCGGGGGTCGAGTTCGACCTCCCGGACAGCGTCGAGGTGCAGCACCGCCACCACTGGATCGACGCCAACGTCGACACGTTCCGGCGCGTCCTCGCGCCGTTGGAGGAGCACGCCGGCGGCGTGTTCCCGGGCGTCGCGCGGTCGATCAACTCCGGGACGATGGCGGTGTCGCTCGCCTTCCTCGCGCGCAACGTCCTCGGGCAGTACGACCCGCTCCTGCTGGCCGGCGCCGACGAGACCGACCACGGGCTGTACTTCGTCCGCCCGAACATCCGGGCGGCCGCCGTCGAACTAGACGTGGGCTACCCCCGGTTTCGTCGCTGGATCGCGTTCCACGAGGTCGCCCACGCCGCCGAGTTCGGCGCCGCGCCGTGGCTGCCGGGCTACCTCGAGGAGCGCGTCGAGGAGGGGATCGGCGCGCTGAGCGAGGGCGTGTCGCTGTTCGGGGCGGGCGCGCAGTCGCGGGAGGCGTTCCGCGAACTGAACACCGCGATGACTGCCGTCGAGGGGTACGCGGAACTGTTGATGGATCGGGCGTTCGACGACGAGTACGACGACCTCCGCGCGAAACTCGACGCCCGCCGCCGTGGCGGGGACCCGATCACGAACCTCCTGAAGCGACTGCTGGGCTTCGGGATGAAGCGCCGCCAGTACGAGCGCGGCGCCGAGTTCTTCGCGGCGGTCGCGGACCGGCGGGACCTCCGGACCGCGTCGCTCGTGTGGGAGCGCCCGGAGAACCTCCCGCGCGACGAGGAGTTCGACGACCCCGGGGCGTGGATCCGGCGGGTCGCCTGA
- a CDS encoding GNAT family N-acetyltransferase, with the protein MSVNVETRVDPPGDATHGEAAWALKEEIRRREGVLKQRRGFFMDAYRRADCHLLVEDDDLVGFAAARRDGYILFLAVAPRVRGLGYGERLVAEVAEENRSASCHARTTNEAALAFYEHIGFEIVRRIDNYYEDGGDAYYLRLGDDSSLRDRLSKFLR; encoded by the coding sequence GTGAGCGTCAACGTCGAAACGCGCGTGGATCCACCGGGCGACGCCACCCACGGCGAGGCCGCCTGGGCGCTGAAAGAGGAGATCCGCCGACGGGAGGGGGTGTTGAAGCAGCGACGCGGCTTCTTCATGGACGCGTACCGCCGCGCCGACTGCCACCTGCTCGTCGAGGACGACGACCTCGTCGGCTTCGCCGCCGCGCGCCGCGACGGCTACATCCTGTTCCTTGCAGTGGCGCCGCGTGTCCGCGGACTGGGCTACGGCGAGCGCCTCGTCGCCGAGGTCGCCGAGGAGAACCGCTCGGCGTCGTGTCACGCGCGCACGACGAACGAGGCGGCGCTGGCCTTCTACGAGCACATCGGCTTCGAGATCGTCCGCCGCATCGACAACTACTACGAGGACGGCGGCGACGCCTACTACCTCCGCCTCGGCGACGACTCCTCGCTGCGCGACCGGCTCTCGAAGTTCCTCCGGTGA
- a CDS encoding archease, with protein sequence MAVAATADTLGGVFAAVADGLTAAMCEEVPADGERFPMRVRAESPEAALFDYLDECIYERDVRLVLPTDHRASVGRVDGEWVVEASARGVPLADVVARDVKAVTYSEMALEETADGGWRAYVVFDV encoded by the coding sequence GTGGCGGTAGCGGCGACGGCCGACACGCTCGGCGGCGTGTTCGCGGCGGTCGCCGACGGACTGACAGCCGCGATGTGCGAGGAAGTCCCCGCCGACGGGGAGCGCTTCCCGATGAGGGTCCGGGCGGAGTCGCCGGAGGCGGCGCTGTTCGACTACCTCGACGAGTGCATCTACGAGCGCGACGTGCGGCTCGTGCTCCCGACCGACCACCGCGCGAGCGTCGGGCGCGTCGACGGCGAGTGGGTCGTCGAGGCGTCGGCGCGGGGCGTCCCGCTGGCGGACGTGGTCGCCCGCGACGTGAAGGCGGTCACCTACTCCGAGATGGCCCTCGAGGAGACCGCCGACGGCGGCTGGCGCGCGTACGTCGTCTTCGACGTGTAG
- a CDS encoding DUF502 domain-containing protein encodes MSRWSAREMGDSVVGGMRAAFVTGVAVVVPLLVSLIVLAVAGQYVYQYLDLFSSLVLNLGPEARLTVATPVGPLRVGKETLIELLTPVVLVSVIVVMGLFINTTRFGAVAVDYFDAAVALVPGIGSVYESFRQMSDVMLEEDTQNFREVKLVEFPHEGAYTLGFLTTETPDPLREPTGHDRMLTLFLPLAPNPVMGGHLVHMPADRVMDVDMTVEEGIRAVVTSGVAVSGGDSLAGDDGLTEEQLRTLGGIEHADQQLNPDADSPDVRRSEDVDVDRDEEWDRQVDPERSGTPTDIARRTRAQRDDPAAAEETESRQPYSLYGGEEATTTPAREAGRYAAETDDTEARPARQADRPAEQRSAAGVPAAEADRAREHRRAEETRPEAAGDRPAAERADTDGRPATVTDRSDLASDDGAPGNGETAGKWRDTTRDGGRGFGPHSGEQDDVDREDDAERDDTAERDDA; translated from the coding sequence ATGTCGAGATGGTCGGCTCGCGAGATGGGCGACTCCGTCGTCGGCGGGATGCGCGCGGCGTTCGTCACCGGCGTCGCCGTGGTGGTGCCGCTGCTCGTCTCGCTCATCGTGCTCGCGGTCGCCGGCCAGTACGTCTACCAGTACCTCGACCTGTTCTCGTCGCTGGTGTTGAACCTCGGCCCGGAGGCGCGCCTCACCGTCGCAACGCCGGTCGGGCCGCTCCGTGTGGGGAAAGAGACGCTCATCGAACTGCTCACGCCGGTCGTGTTGGTGTCCGTCATCGTCGTGATGGGGCTGTTCATCAACACGACCCGCTTCGGCGCGGTCGCCGTCGACTACTTCGACGCGGCGGTCGCACTCGTCCCCGGGATCGGCTCCGTCTACGAGTCGTTCCGGCAGATGTCGGACGTGATGCTGGAGGAGGACACGCAGAACTTCCGCGAGGTGAAGCTGGTCGAATTCCCTCACGAGGGTGCCTACACGCTCGGGTTCCTCACGACGGAGACGCCCGACCCGCTCCGCGAGCCGACCGGTCACGACCGCATGCTGACGCTGTTCCTCCCGCTGGCGCCCAACCCCGTCATGGGCGGGCACCTCGTCCACATGCCGGCCGATCGCGTGATGGACGTGGACATGACCGTCGAGGAGGGGATCCGCGCGGTCGTCACGAGCGGGGTCGCCGTCTCGGGCGGGGACTCGCTCGCCGGCGACGACGGTCTCACCGAGGAACAGCTCCGGACGCTCGGCGGGATCGAACACGCAGACCAACAGCTCAACCCCGACGCCGACTCCCCCGACGTCCGGCGCTCGGAGGACGTCGACGTCGACCGCGACGAGGAGTGGGACCGACAGGTCGACCCCGAGCGGTCGGGGACCCCCACCGACATCGCCCGCCGGACGCGCGCCCAGCGCGACGACCCCGCCGCCGCCGAGGAGACCGAGTCCCGACAGCCGTACTCGCTGTACGGCGGCGAGGAGGCGACGACGACGCCCGCGCGGGAGGCCGGGCGCTACGCCGCCGAGACGGACGACACCGAGGCGCGCCCAGCCCGGCAGGCAGACCGACCCGCCGAGCAGCGGTCGGCCGCGGGCGTCCCCGCGGCGGAAGCCGACCGCGCACGCGAACACCGACGCGCCGAGGAGACGCGCCCGGAGGCCGCCGGCGACCGCCCGGCCGCCGAGCGCGCCGACACCGACGGCCGGCCGGCCACCGTCACCGACCGGTCGGACCTCGCGAGCGACGACGGTGCCCCCGGGAACGGCGAAACGGCGGGGAAGTGGCGCGACACCACACGCGACGGGGGTCGCGGCTTCGGACCGCACAGCGGAGAGCAGGACGACGTCGACCGGGAGGACGACGCCGAACGGGACGACACCGCCGAACGGGACGACGCATAG